The following DNA comes from Leptospira mtsangambouensis.
ATAAAGATGATTATTATAAATTTCAATCTATATTACGAAGATATTTTTTATCAAACAAAGAAATTGTTATCTGTAGCAAAGAAGAAAAAAATAATTACATAAAAAATGGAAGTACTCGCAAAACTATAATCACTTTAGCTGAATTATTAAATGAGTTTCCGAAAAATATTCTTGATAAGCAAGGATATGCCTTAAGAAATTTAGCAAAAATTGACCCTAACTACGGAAGTTTAATACGTAACTTTAGTACTTATGATCTATATGCTAAGAATGAATCTGAAGCACTCTTTATATTACAGATTTTAAAAGATAAAAATCAAATCGATTTTAAAAGCGTAATTATCAACAATCAAATTACCAAAGGTAGTACGATAATTATTAAAGAACAAGGATGGATTGCAATAGAAGAATTTGAAAAATCATCCAATTCCGAACAAGTATTTATAGCAATTTCGTTCGATCCCTCTATGAACGAAGCATCTCTGGAAATCGAAAAAGCATGTCGGATGAATGGGTATATTCCAATAAGAATAGACAACAAAGAACATAACAATGAAATTTCAGGCGAAATACTTTACGAAATTAAAAGAAGTAAATTTTTGATTTCGGAGGTAACAGGTCAAAGACATGGAGTTTATTTCGAAGCTGGATTTGCAATGGGACTCGGCATCCCTGTAATTTGGTGTTGCAATGAATCTGATTTAGTAAACGTACATTTTGATACAAGACAGTACAACCATATTGTTTGGAAAGATAAGAACGAATTACTAGAGAAATTAGAGAAAAGAATAAGAGCTACAGTATAAAAGGCACTGCGATTAACAGCACCTTCCCGCTACGCTTCGGCACAAGGCCTCGCTCGGGCTGCGCCAAATTGTCCTCCTGTCACTCGCTCGCATACGCAAGCTACGTGCCAGTCCCTAACGTCCCATTCGGGACTCAGGGTCGGACAACTTCGGGAAGGCTAGTTCGTTATGCGAAATGAATTAAAATTTACAAAAGGAAAAAAAATGAAAATTACATCAATAGATAAAGATATAAAACAATTATTCAGCTCTGGTTTTTATAAAATTCCAAGATTCCAAAGGCCATATTCCTGGGATAGAGATAACTTAGATGAATTTTGGAATGATGTAAATGATAATGATGGTGGTGATTATTTTCTTGGATCAATGGTAGTCTACAAAAATGACAACGAATCCTTTAACCTAGTAGATGGACAACAAAGACTTACTACAATAACTATACTTTTATGTGCAATCAGAAATAGGTTTTTCGAACTCGGAGAAGATAATTTAGCAAAAGGTATTCACACAGTCGTTGAAAAACCAGACATTATACATAAACAACAATATGTAATTCAGACTGAAACTTCTCATCCGTATTTCCAGTTATATATTCAAAATTACGAAAAACCCGATCATTCACCTAAAATAAGAACCGAAGAAAAAAAATTAAACGAAGCATTCATATTTTTCAAAGAGAAGTTAAAGGATTTAGAAAGTCCAAATAAACCCAAAGAAGTCCAAAGTTTAACTAATTTACGAATTAAACTCTTAAGCTTAAGCTTGGTTTATATAGAACTGGATAGCGAAGAAGATGCTTACGTAATTTTCGAAACATTAAATACGAGAGGCAAAGACCTTGCGGCTTCCGAT
Coding sequences within:
- a CDS encoding nucleoside 2-deoxyribosyltransferase — encoded protein: MKPENIFYINWNNRDNISSGETVYSQFQHPDFGLLLISHEAFSEEYSTINKDDYYKFQSILRRYFLSNKEIVICSKEEKNNYIKNGSTRKTIITLAELLNEFPKNILDKQGYALRNLAKIDPNYGSLIRNFSTYDLYAKNESEALFILQILKDKNQIDFKSVIINNQITKGSTIIIKEQGWIAIEEFEKSSNSEQVFIAISFDPSMNEASLEIEKACRMNGYIPIRIDNKEHNNEISGEILYEIKRSKFLISEVTGQRHGVYFEAGFAMGLGIPVIWCCNESDLVNVHFDTRQYNHIVWKDKNELLEKLEKRIRATV
- a CDS encoding GmrSD restriction endonuclease domain-containing protein, which gives rise to MRNELKFTKGKKMKITSIDKDIKQLFSSGFYKIPRFQRPYSWDRDNLDEFWNDVNDNDGGDYFLGSMVVYKNDNESFNLVDGQQRLTTITILLCAIRNRFFELGEDNLAKGIHTVVEKPDIIHKQQYVIQTETSHPYFQLYIQNYEKPDHSPKIRTEEKKLNEAFIFFKEKLKDLESPNKPKEVQSLTNLRIKLLSLSLVYIELDSEEDAYVIFETLNTRGKDLAASDLIKNLYTKLIKNANKNLDIVKEKWAIIYENIQSISNTTHPDQFMLHFWLSQGKYINLKNLYKNYKLRIKPSNAKNELDNLVNNSKYYRDILSPQKYKDSKLKRKVLLKLKIFKNGRVDSIQVLNTAIEQEFIDSALTIVSRTTFSPGVYKNKNVNCYHTIPINFSMDEDED